One genomic window of Streptomonospora nanhaiensis includes the following:
- a CDS encoding type 2 lanthipeptide synthetase LanM family protein translates to MGHPYPADIAARACNLAERIRIVDALGDPRPGAAAGLDPFDTWKIERTSAKLADRLRRQPQPGSPATPADGRDQHDYARILTAYRLHELLLPDADDSVRKVFTDLHSDWLPTYQAALDTYDHAPAADPGAPWRAPGTYYGRLATACEPFLLELGRRLESARDRNPVARSGLIDRALIADLQGHLLDRFELHLAWAVEAEGNVHCARTGLDKSTATEADYLAFLDTAFADGAAYHRFYLRYPVLGRWLAHVTRLLADYGAQLVDRLCADAADLSAAFFESPITRFRGLSLGHSDPHAGAQQVAFVHVDLAGGRTGSLVYKPRSIAAESAVQDLLTRIREAGAVDFATRAVLDRGPYGYEAAIPAGRNRVGSAADADRVYRQLGGYLALFYVLGGGDLHFENILVADGNAYVCDCETVLGARPEGQIEGSGTLLDSVFNTGLLEWPRPAAAADGAAAMNISGYAGGVSYEMPIAVPRVSGPRMTFAASVTHEEGVRVDPAAANRVFLGDRLVDPGDHADAITTGFTRVYDWFRQWPDRTAQHVADAFAGATLRFINRATQVYAQALLSARHPKALADPLEVDLLARVVRAAPRVWDDRGVLAECELQSLWRMDIPLFTVGAHDRRLVHDHATAIASYLAESPVRSAAERIRRLSPENRAQQRHYIAAGLSTGEISSPSFVTAAREQARRIGLRLCDQLRASSAPAPWTSYRLDNGTPVEADIEADLYLGSAGIALFLAYLDHLAPDPRLRAAVERALDHALAHADDHRRIGAFTGTGGLIYLLTHLHHLWGDPALLDRAVRLAAGLGDRIEADPHLDILGGAAGLIPVLLGLAAAADGAGLAEAVRCADHLLRRARDNGDTLSWPQQGADPTQLDLTGFTHGAAGMGWALIQLGVRIDRPDLIAAGRRAFAYEAHHFDTTAQDWYDLRTFGGGVVRENRHYANAWCNGAAGIGLSRISAWDLLGRDDDLLLREAGVALAATLRNFPRLMNDTLCHGRSGNAELLLRYGRLHDDPAFQLEANVQVQNQWRTFDEARHGITGDSTDFFPGLMLGISGMGMHFLRLAAPDRVPSVLLLDPPATDSAKG, encoded by the coding sequence ATGGGACACCCCTACCCCGCCGACATCGCGGCCCGTGCGTGCAACCTCGCGGAGCGCATCCGGATCGTCGACGCGCTGGGCGACCCCCGTCCGGGCGCGGCGGCCGGGCTCGACCCTTTCGACACCTGGAAGATCGAGCGCACCTCGGCCAAGCTCGCCGACCGGCTGCGGCGCCAGCCGCAGCCCGGCTCCCCGGCCACCCCCGCCGACGGCCGCGACCAGCACGACTACGCCCGCATCCTCACCGCCTACCGCCTGCACGAACTCCTCCTGCCCGACGCCGACGACTCCGTCCGGAAGGTCTTCACCGACCTCCACAGCGACTGGCTGCCCACCTACCAGGCCGCCCTCGACACCTACGACCACGCGCCCGCCGCCGACCCCGGAGCCCCCTGGCGCGCCCCCGGCACCTACTACGGCCGCCTGGCCACCGCCTGCGAACCCTTCCTCCTCGAACTCGGCCGCCGCCTGGAATCCGCCCGCGACCGCAACCCCGTGGCGCGCTCCGGGCTCATCGACCGCGCCCTCATCGCCGACCTCCAGGGCCACCTGCTCGACCGGTTCGAACTCCACCTCGCCTGGGCGGTCGAGGCCGAGGGCAACGTCCACTGCGCCCGGACCGGCCTCGACAAGTCCACCGCCACCGAGGCCGACTACCTCGCCTTCCTCGACACCGCCTTCGCCGACGGCGCCGCCTACCACCGCTTCTACCTGCGCTACCCGGTCCTGGGCCGGTGGCTGGCCCACGTCACGCGCCTGCTCGCCGACTACGGCGCCCAGCTCGTCGACCGCCTCTGCGCCGACGCCGCCGACCTCTCCGCGGCCTTCTTCGAGAGCCCGATCACCCGGTTCCGAGGGCTCAGCCTGGGGCACTCCGACCCCCACGCCGGCGCGCAGCAGGTGGCGTTCGTCCACGTCGACCTCGCCGGCGGCCGCACCGGCAGCCTCGTCTACAAGCCGCGCAGCATCGCCGCCGAATCCGCCGTCCAGGACCTGCTCACCCGCATCCGCGAGGCCGGCGCCGTCGACTTCGCCACCCGCGCCGTCCTCGACCGCGGCCCCTACGGCTACGAGGCCGCCATCCCCGCCGGCCGCAACCGCGTCGGATCCGCCGCCGACGCCGACCGCGTCTACCGCCAGCTCGGCGGCTACCTCGCCCTGTTCTACGTCCTGGGCGGCGGCGACCTCCACTTCGAGAACATCCTGGTGGCCGACGGCAACGCCTACGTCTGCGACTGCGAGACCGTGCTCGGCGCCCGCCCCGAGGGCCAGATCGAGGGTTCGGGCACCCTCCTGGACTCCGTCTTCAACACCGGCCTGCTCGAGTGGCCGCGCCCCGCGGCCGCGGCCGACGGCGCCGCCGCCATGAACATCAGCGGCTACGCCGGCGGCGTCTCCTACGAGATGCCCATCGCCGTCCCGCGCGTCAGCGGCCCCCGCATGACCTTCGCCGCCTCCGTCACCCACGAGGAGGGCGTCCGGGTCGACCCCGCCGCCGCCAACCGCGTCTTCCTCGGCGACCGCCTGGTCGACCCCGGCGACCACGCCGACGCCATCACCACCGGGTTCACCCGGGTCTACGACTGGTTCCGCCAGTGGCCCGACCGCACGGCCCAGCACGTCGCCGACGCCTTCGCCGGCGCCACCCTGCGGTTCATCAACCGGGCCACCCAGGTCTACGCCCAGGCGCTGCTGTCCGCCCGCCACCCCAAGGCGCTGGCCGACCCCCTTGAGGTCGACCTCCTCGCCCGGGTCGTGCGCGCAGCGCCCCGCGTCTGGGACGACCGCGGGGTCCTGGCCGAGTGCGAGCTGCAGTCCCTGTGGCGCATGGACATCCCGCTGTTCACCGTGGGGGCGCACGACCGCCGGCTCGTCCACGACCACGCCACGGCCATCGCGTCCTACCTCGCCGAGTCACCCGTGCGCAGCGCGGCCGAACGCATCCGCCGGCTCTCGCCCGAGAACCGCGCCCAGCAGCGGCACTACATCGCCGCCGGGCTCTCCACCGGCGAGATCTCCAGCCCCTCCTTCGTCACCGCGGCGCGCGAGCAGGCCCGGCGCATCGGCCTGCGGCTGTGCGACCAGCTCCGCGCGTCCTCGGCCCCCGCGCCCTGGACCTCCTACCGGCTCGACAACGGCACCCCCGTCGAGGCCGACATCGAGGCCGACCTCTACCTCGGCTCCGCGGGCATCGCGCTGTTCCTCGCCTACCTCGACCACCTGGCCCCCGACCCCCGGCTGCGGGCCGCGGTCGAGCGCGCGCTCGACCACGCCCTCGCCCACGCCGACGACCACCGCCGCATCGGCGCCTTCACCGGCACCGGCGGTCTCATCTACCTGCTCACCCACCTGCACCACCTGTGGGGCGACCCCGCGCTGCTCGACCGCGCGGTGCGGCTCGCCGCCGGCCTGGGCGACCGGATCGAGGCCGACCCCCACCTCGACATCCTCGGCGGCGCCGCCGGCCTCATCCCCGTCCTGCTGGGACTGGCCGCCGCGGCCGACGGCGCCGGGCTGGCCGAGGCCGTCCGCTGCGCCGACCACCTGCTGCGCCGCGCCCGCGACAACGGCGACACCCTGAGCTGGCCGCAGCAGGGCGCCGACCCCACCCAGCTCGACCTCACCGGGTTCACCCACGGCGCCGCCGGCATGGGGTGGGCCCTCATCCAGCTCGGGGTCCGCATCGACCGCCCCGACCTCATCGCCGCCGGCCGCCGGGCGTTCGCCTACGAGGCCCACCACTTCGACACCACCGCCCAGGACTGGTACGACCTCCGCACCTTCGGCGGAGGAGTCGTCCGCGAGAACCGCCACTACGCCAACGCCTGGTGCAACGGCGCCGCGGGGATCGGGCTCAGCCGCATCAGCGCCTGGGACCTCCTCGGGCGCGACGACGACCTCCTGCTGCGCGAGGCCGGTGTGGCGCTGGCGGCCACCCTCCGCAACTTCCCGCGCCTGATGAACGACACCCTCTGCCACGGCCGGTCCGGCAACGCCGAACTCCTGCTGCGCTACGGCCGCCTGCACGACGACCCCGCCTTCCAGCTGGAGGCCAACGTGCAGGTGCAGAACCAGTGGCGCACCTTCGACGAGGCCCGCCACGGCATCACCGGCGACAGCACCGACTTCTTCCCCGGGCTGATGCTCGGCATCTCCGGCATGGGCATGCACTTCCTGCGGCTGGCCGCACCCGACCGCGTGCCCTCGGTGCTCCTCCTCGACCCGCCCGCCACCGACTCCGCGAAGGGGTAA
- a CDS encoding cinnamycin family lantibiotic has product MSTTTLMHQAAVDAEFRAAVLADPTAFGLTADALPATVEQADQAAIDSWTDGIVSSEIFACSTSCSWGPFTVVCDGSSKQ; this is encoded by the coding sequence ATGTCCACCACCACGCTGATGCACCAGGCCGCCGTCGACGCCGAGTTCCGCGCAGCGGTCCTCGCCGACCCCACCGCCTTCGGCCTCACCGCCGACGCGCTTCCCGCCACCGTGGAGCAGGCCGACCAGGCGGCCATCGACTCCTGGACCGACGGCATCGTCAGCAGCGAGATCTTCGCGTGCAGCACCAGTTGCAGCTGGGGGCCCTTCACCGTCGTGTGCGACGGCTCCTCCAAGCAGTAG
- a CDS encoding DurN family substrate-assisted peptide maturase: protein MSAKGPTIYEGVDTIRRIQQLVVLCSLLPPDGKLRELLETALAVHEEPLLAHVGPVPDLHPHAVKGWLESFWLRDDITPEERQVVDWQSDSDNMGAAMRELSNVEQQTGMRLIAEKSE, encoded by the coding sequence ATGAGCGCAAAGGGACCGACCATTTACGAAGGCGTCGACACCATCCGCCGCATCCAGCAGTTGGTGGTCCTGTGCTCCCTGCTGCCGCCCGACGGCAAACTCCGCGAACTCCTCGAAACCGCCCTCGCCGTCCACGAGGAGCCCTTGCTGGCCCACGTCGGACCCGTCCCCGACCTCCACCCCCACGCCGTGAAGGGGTGGCTGGAGTCCTTCTGGCTCCGTGACGACATCACGCCTGAGGAGAGGCAGGTGGTCGACTGGCAGAGCGACAGCGACAACATGGGCGCCGCCATGCGAGAACTCAGCAACGTCGAGCAGCAGACCGGCATGCGTCTCATCGCCGAGAAGTCCGAGTGA
- a CDS encoding AfsR/SARP family transcriptional regulator → MVFSVLGPLRVAVHGNPVRLSAGKQRALLAALLLSANEPVPQDQLVGWVWDRARPHSPRAALHTCLTRLRHTLDQHAAGLSAVVRTCSAGYLIEAGPDQLDLLRFRRLAAHARQAAARRDPDSESAALRQALALWSVPILPEVRSEALRRDLVARVTEEWLLVRERAHALALARGRHDPLIAELRDLVRQFPFHEGFWRQLVLALYRSGRRVEALETYAELSARLRDETGMDPCPESRELHLAVLRGDPALAAAGAVPVPAARTGQTGTLPEKSGIEP, encoded by the coding sequence GTGGTTTTCTCCGTCCTGGGGCCGCTCCGGGTGGCCGTGCACGGCAATCCGGTCCGGCTGTCCGCGGGCAAGCAGCGGGCGCTGCTGGCGGCCCTGCTGCTCAGCGCCAACGAGCCCGTGCCCCAGGACCAGCTCGTCGGCTGGGTCTGGGACCGCGCCCGCCCGCACAGCCCCCGGGCCGCGCTGCACACGTGCCTGACCCGGCTGCGGCACACCCTCGACCAGCACGCGGCGGGTCTGTCGGCGGTGGTGCGCACCTGCTCGGCCGGCTACCTCATCGAGGCCGGCCCCGACCAGCTCGACCTCCTGCGCTTCCGGCGGCTCGCCGCGCACGCCCGCCAGGCCGCCGCGCGCCGCGACCCCGACTCCGAGTCCGCGGCCCTGCGCCAGGCCCTGGCGCTGTGGAGCGTGCCCATCCTGCCCGAGGTCCGCTCCGAGGCGCTGCGGCGCGACCTCGTCGCGCGCGTCACCGAGGAATGGCTGCTGGTGCGCGAACGCGCGCACGCGCTCGCCCTGGCCCGGGGCCGGCACGACCCCCTGATCGCCGAACTGCGCGACCTCGTGCGGCAGTTCCCCTTCCACGAGGGGTTCTGGCGCCAGCTCGTGCTCGCCCTCTACCGGTCCGGCCGGCGCGTCGAGGCGCTGGAGACCTACGCCGAACTCAGCGCGCGCCTGCGCGACGAAACCGGCATGGACCCCTGTCCGGAGTCGCGCGAACTCCACCTCGCCGTGCTGCGCGGCGATCCCGCCCTCGCGGCCGCCGGCGCGGTCCCGGTGCCCGCCGCGCGAACGGGGCAAACCGGGACGTTGCCCGAGAAGAGCGGCATCGAGCCGTGA
- a CDS encoding MFS transporter: MTDTAARPAADSAAPPPPPPPRGFRGGPWGTLVAIAFGVVMVALDGTIVAVANPDIARDLSASLAELQWVTHGYLLGLAVFLITSGKLGDRYGHRRVYLVGVVGFTLTSIGIALSGAVPVLVGFRILQGVFGATIAPAAMGLLRSNFPPHMLGRAFGVFGSILGGAMAAGPIVGGMLVSAFGWEAAFLINLPLGAVTVAAALWLIGPNRATDPASRLDIPGILLLSVAIFALVWALVEAPVVGWAHPETLAVLAVSLAFGAGFALWQARAADPLMPLGIFRLPALSIGVVLMVLTALGLMGSLFFVTFYLQGVRDLSPMQTGLQLLPLTLMMGVCGTPAGRVMDRFGTRVPTVAGLLTAAAGLFLLSRLSLDTGVVATSAGFLLLGIGLSLVMTGATAAMITAAPVSLAGVASGLQQTAMQLGGSLGTAVLGAVLSLVIVTTLPGHFADAGLGELSAAEAREMQSAVSQGGEVLGSAQGATAEAITRASNLAFLDGMHLAFGISAAVMVAAAVLAMFMKPQRHDTGSEVPVVHI, from the coding sequence ATGACCGACACCGCCGCCAGACCCGCAGCCGACTCCGCGGCGCCACCGCCGCCCCCGCCGCCGCGCGGGTTCCGCGGCGGCCCGTGGGGCACCCTGGTGGCCATCGCCTTCGGCGTGGTCATGGTGGCCCTCGACGGCACGATCGTCGCCGTGGCCAACCCCGACATCGCCCGCGACCTCAGCGCCTCCCTGGCCGAGCTGCAGTGGGTCACCCACGGCTACCTGCTCGGCCTGGCCGTCTTCCTCATCACCTCGGGCAAGCTCGGCGACCGCTACGGCCACCGCCGCGTCTACCTGGTCGGCGTCGTCGGGTTCACCCTCACCTCGATCGGCATCGCGCTCTCCGGCGCGGTGCCCGTGCTCGTGGGCTTCCGCATCCTGCAGGGCGTCTTCGGCGCCACCATCGCCCCGGCGGCCATGGGCCTGCTGCGCTCCAACTTCCCCCCGCACATGCTCGGCCGCGCCTTCGGCGTGTTCGGCAGCATCCTGGGCGGCGCCATGGCGGCCGGCCCCATCGTCGGCGGCATGCTGGTCTCCGCCTTCGGCTGGGAGGCCGCGTTCCTCATCAACCTGCCCCTCGGCGCGGTCACCGTCGCCGCGGCGCTGTGGCTCATCGGCCCCAACCGCGCCACCGACCCCGCCTCGCGCCTGGACATCCCCGGCATCCTGCTGCTGAGCGTGGCCATCTTCGCCCTGGTCTGGGCGCTGGTCGAGGCCCCGGTGGTGGGCTGGGCCCACCCCGAGACCCTGGCCGTGCTCGCCGTCTCGCTGGCCTTCGGGGCCGGGTTCGCCCTGTGGCAGGCCCGCGCCGCCGACCCCCTGATGCCGCTGGGCATCTTCCGGCTGCCCGCGCTGTCCATCGGCGTGGTGCTGATGGTGCTGACCGCGCTCGGCCTCATGGGGTCGCTGTTCTTCGTGACCTTCTACCTGCAGGGCGTGCGCGACCTCAGTCCCATGCAGACCGGCCTGCAACTCCTCCCGCTCACCCTGATGATGGGCGTGTGCGGCACCCCCGCCGGGCGCGTCATGGACCGCTTCGGCACCCGGGTGCCCACCGTCGCGGGGCTGCTCACCGCCGCCGCGGGCCTGTTCCTGCTGTCGCGGCTGAGCCTCGACACCGGGGTCGTGGCCACCTCGGCGGGCTTCCTGCTGCTGGGCATCGGGCTCAGCCTGGTCATGACCGGCGCCACCGCCGCCATGATCACGGCGGCGCCGGTGTCGCTGGCCGGGGTCGCCTCGGGCCTGCAGCAGACCGCCATGCAGCTGGGCGGGTCGCTGGGAACCGCCGTCCTGGGCGCGGTGCTGTCGCTGGTCATCGTCACCACCCTGCCGGGCCACTTCGCCGACGCCGGGCTGGGCGAACTCTCCGCCGCCGAGGCGCGGGAGATGCAGAGCGCGGTGTCGCAGGGCGGCGAGGTCCTCGGCTCGGCCCAGGGCGCCACGGCCGAGGCCATCACCCGCGCCAGCAACCTGGCGTTCCTGGACGGCATGCACCTGGCGTTCGGGATCTCCGCCGCCGTCATGGTGGCCGCGGCCGTCCTGGCGATGTTCATGAAGCCGCAGCGCCACGACACCGGGTCCGAGGTTCCGGTCGTGCACATCTGA
- a CDS encoding TetR/AcrR family transcriptional regulator: MLTFRAAAAGAGGREMTHTCEQPGLRERKKARTRQALVAAALRLFAERGFDAVTTEEIAAAADVSQRTLFRYFPSKEEIVLSVHDQIEEGFRLKLAARPAEEHPFTAMVNAFGDAWSELEPADVAAQLQVLRLTNDSPRLHGARQERVCAHQSRLALLIARRAGVDPGLDPRPDLLAAAFSSALQVALGRSCRRGGEDALLTAVDECLALLPAALADDWGAPARPRTRQGARG; the protein is encoded by the coding sequence GTGCTGACATTTCGGGCGGCCGCCGCCGGGGCGGGCGGGCGTGAGATGACGCACACCTGCGAGCAGCCCGGGCTCCGCGAGCGCAAGAAGGCCCGCACCCGCCAGGCCCTCGTCGCCGCGGCGCTGCGGCTGTTCGCCGAGCGGGGCTTCGACGCGGTCACCACCGAGGAGATCGCGGCCGCCGCCGACGTCTCCCAGCGCACGCTCTTCCGCTACTTCCCGAGCAAGGAGGAGATCGTCCTGTCGGTGCACGACCAGATCGAGGAGGGGTTCCGCCTCAAGCTGGCCGCGCGGCCGGCCGAGGAGCACCCCTTCACCGCCATGGTCAACGCCTTCGGCGACGCGTGGTCCGAACTGGAGCCCGCCGACGTCGCGGCCCAGCTCCAGGTGCTGCGCCTGACCAACGACTCCCCCCGCCTGCACGGCGCGCGCCAGGAGCGGGTGTGCGCACACCAGAGCCGGCTGGCCCTCCTCATCGCCCGCCGCGCCGGCGTGGACCCCGGCCTCGACCCCCGCCCCGACCTCCTGGCGGCGGCGTTCTCCTCGGCCCTGCAGGTGGCGTTGGGCCGCTCGTGCCGCCGAGGCGGCGAGGACGCCCTGCTCACGGCCGTCGACGAGTGCCTGGCGCTGCTGCCCGCCGCGCTGGCCGACGACTGGGGCGCTCCGGCCCGCCCCCGCACGCGGCAGGGCGCGCGGGGCTAG
- a CDS encoding heparan-alpha-glucosaminide N-acetyltransferase domain-containing protein — protein MSQHIPQTRAATAQRSPAERIAGIDVARALAVFGMFSVHLGVGAIGVFGSDAVGTALTESVHELTRGRSSALFAFLAGVSLALMTGRAEPLAGAELRRRCLRILMRALVLGVLGVLLDLAGAPIAIILTYYAGFFLLAIPLLLLRLRAPALAALAAVTAAAGPVASFAIRGAMGDTGPRVASIGGPVDFLLTGYYPAFSFMAFVVAGMAVGRLDLTSARVRLGMAAGGAGLALLGYGGSWLLLHPLGGLDHLERAWLASPDKQLLYQTIGDKVGDMHGQVPTDTAWYLAVASPHSGTGFEIAGAVGTALVVLAACLAAADAAGRLLYPLAAAGSMPLTIYTGHVLVIAALGYSAWDAQPFRLEAFVLGALVLATVWRLTLGRGPLERLVGHLAETAAEVVPPEDRGRAAPRA, from the coding sequence GTGTCGCAGCACATACCCCAGACGCGGGCCGCAACCGCGCAGCGCTCCCCGGCGGAGCGGATCGCCGGCATCGACGTCGCCCGCGCCCTCGCGGTGTTCGGCATGTTCTCCGTCCACCTCGGGGTCGGGGCCATCGGCGTGTTCGGCTCCGACGCCGTGGGCACCGCCCTCACCGAGTCCGTCCACGAGCTGACCCGGGGCCGCTCCTCCGCCCTCTTCGCGTTCCTGGCCGGGGTCTCCCTGGCCCTGATGACCGGGCGCGCCGAACCCCTGGCGGGGGCCGAGCTCCGGCGGCGGTGCCTGCGGATCCTCATGCGCGCGCTCGTGCTGGGCGTGCTGGGGGTGCTGCTGGACCTCGCCGGCGCGCCCATCGCGATCATCCTCACCTACTACGCCGGCTTCTTCCTGCTGGCGATCCCCCTGCTCCTGCTGCGGCTGCGCGCCCCGGCGCTGGCCGCCCTCGCCGCGGTGACCGCCGCGGCCGGACCGGTGGCCTCCTTCGCGATCCGCGGGGCCATGGGCGACACCGGGCCGCGTGTGGCCTCCATCGGCGGGCCGGTCGACTTCCTGCTCACCGGCTACTATCCGGCCTTCAGCTTCATGGCGTTCGTGGTGGCCGGAATGGCGGTGGGCCGGCTCGACCTCACCTCCGCGCGGGTGCGGCTGGGCATGGCGGCCGGCGGGGCGGGGCTGGCGCTGCTGGGCTACGGCGGCTCCTGGCTGCTGCTGCACCCCCTGGGCGGCCTGGACCACCTGGAGCGGGCGTGGCTGGCCTCCCCGGACAAGCAACTGCTGTACCAGACCATCGGCGACAAGGTCGGCGACATGCACGGGCAGGTCCCCACCGACACCGCCTGGTACCTCGCCGTGGCCTCGCCGCACAGCGGCACCGGCTTCGAGATCGCCGGCGCGGTCGGCACCGCGCTCGTCGTCCTGGCCGCCTGCCTGGCGGCGGCCGACGCGGCCGGCCGGCTGCTGTACCCCCTGGCGGCGGCGGGCTCGATGCCCCTGACCATCTACACCGGCCACGTCCTGGTGATCGCCGCCCTGGGCTACTCCGCCTGGGACGCCCAGCCGTTCCGGCTGGAGGCGTTCGTCCTGGGCGCCCTGGTGCTCGCCACGGTGTGGCGCCTGACGCTGGGCCGGGGCCCGCTGGAGCGGCTGGTGGGCCACCTCGCCGAAACGGCCGCCGAGGTGGTGCCGCCCGAGGACCGCGGCCGCGCGGCGCCGCGCGCCTAG
- a CDS encoding acetoacetate--CoA ligase, translated as MLWTPDSERRERANITDFARWVREHRGVEAPDYESLWRWSVTDLDGFWSAVWEYCGVQADTPYEEVLASAEMPGARWFTGARLNYARHVFRDRDDDAVAIRHASELRVLGEWTWGELKARTAAIAQGLRQLGVGPGDRVVAYLPNIAEAAAAFYACAAIGAVWSSCSPDFGVRSVVDRFAQIEPAVLLAVDGYRYGGKDFDRTGVLAELRRSLPTLRHTVVLDYLGTGPVEGALDWAELEAAGAGAELEFTPLPFDHPLWVLYSSGTTGLPKAIVHSHGGIVVEQLKNLTLHLDAQPDDRVFWFTTTGWMMWNFLVSVLLTKASIVLYDGSPGHPDLGALWDLAERAGITVFGTSAGYLASCMKAGVHPAEGRDLSRLHALGSTGSPLSPEGFAWCYRELGDRLWLFSTSGGTDICSCLVGGVPTLPVYEGEIQARSLGMAVAAWDPDGKELVGEVGELVVTRPAPSMPVYFWNDPGGERLRDSYFAMYPGVWRHGDWIEITERGTAIIYGRSDSTINRGGVRMGTSEIYRAVLALEEVVDALVVDVPQPDGGSRIELFVVVREGAALDDDLTARLARRIREDCSPRHVPDAVRAIAEVPRTLSGKVLEVPVKRILMGERPERVASRDSLANPEALDYFTRLAAER; from the coding sequence GTGCTCTGGACACCCGACAGCGAGCGGCGCGAACGCGCCAACATCACCGACTTCGCCCGGTGGGTGCGCGAGCACCGCGGAGTCGAGGCCCCCGACTACGAGTCGCTGTGGCGGTGGTCGGTCACCGACCTCGACGGCTTCTGGTCGGCGGTCTGGGAGTACTGCGGCGTCCAGGCCGACACCCCCTACGAGGAGGTGCTCGCCTCGGCCGAGATGCCCGGCGCGCGGTGGTTCACCGGCGCGCGGCTCAACTACGCCCGCCACGTCTTCCGCGACCGCGACGACGACGCCGTGGCCATCCGGCACGCCTCGGAGCTGCGCGTGCTGGGGGAGTGGACCTGGGGCGAGCTGAAGGCCCGCACCGCAGCCATCGCCCAGGGCCTGCGCCAACTGGGCGTGGGGCCGGGCGACCGGGTCGTGGCCTACCTGCCCAACATCGCCGAGGCGGCGGCCGCGTTCTACGCCTGCGCCGCCATCGGCGCCGTGTGGTCCTCCTGCTCGCCCGACTTCGGGGTGCGCAGCGTCGTGGACCGCTTCGCCCAGATCGAGCCCGCCGTGCTGCTGGCCGTCGACGGCTACCGCTACGGCGGCAAGGACTTCGACCGCACCGGGGTGCTGGCCGAGCTGCGCCGCAGCCTGCCCACCCTGCGCCACACCGTCGTGCTCGACTACCTGGGCACCGGACCGGTCGAGGGCGCGCTGGACTGGGCGGAGCTGGAGGCCGCCGGCGCCGGTGCCGAACTGGAGTTCACCCCGCTGCCCTTCGACCACCCGTTGTGGGTGCTGTACTCCTCGGGCACGACCGGCCTGCCCAAGGCGATCGTGCACAGCCACGGCGGGATCGTCGTCGAGCAGCTGAAGAACCTCACCCTGCACCTGGACGCCCAGCCCGACGACCGCGTCTTCTGGTTCACCACCACCGGCTGGATGATGTGGAACTTCCTGGTCAGCGTGCTGCTGACCAAGGCGTCGATCGTGCTCTACGACGGCAGCCCCGGCCACCCCGACCTCGGCGCCCTGTGGGACCTGGCCGAGCGCGCCGGGATCACCGTGTTCGGCACCAGCGCCGGGTACCTGGCCTCGTGCATGAAGGCCGGCGTCCACCCGGCCGAGGGCCGCGACCTGTCCCGGCTGCACGCGCTGGGCTCCACCGGCTCGCCGCTGAGCCCCGAGGGGTTCGCCTGGTGCTACCGCGAACTGGGCGACCGGCTGTGGCTGTTCTCCACCAGCGGCGGGACCGACATCTGCAGCTGCCTGGTGGGCGGCGTGCCCACGCTGCCGGTCTACGAGGGCGAGATCCAGGCGCGGTCTTTGGGCATGGCGGTGGCCGCCTGGGACCCCGACGGCAAGGAGTTGGTCGGCGAGGTGGGCGAACTGGTGGTCACCCGGCCGGCGCCCTCCATGCCGGTCTACTTCTGGAACGACCCCGGCGGCGAGCGGCTGCGCGACAGCTACTTCGCCATGTACCCCGGGGTGTGGCGGCACGGCGACTGGATCGAGATCACCGAGCGCGGCACCGCGATCATCTACGGGCGCTCCGACTCCACCATCAACCGGGGCGGGGTCCGCATGGGCACCAGCGAGATCTACCGGGCGGTGCTGGCCCTGGAGGAGGTGGTCGACGCCCTCGTGGTCGACGTCCCCCAGCCCGACGGCGGCTCCCGCATCGAGCTGTTCGTGGTGGTGCGCGAGGGCGCCGCGCTCGACGACGACCTCACGGCCCGGCTGGCCCGCCGCATCCGCGAGGACTGCTCGCCCCGCCACGTGCCCGACGCGGTGCGCGCCATCGCCGAGGTGCCGCGCACGCTGTCGGGCAAGGTGCTGGAGGTCCCGGTCAAGCGCATCCTCATGGGCGAGCGCCCCGAGCGGGTGGCCAGCCGCGACTCCCTCGCCAACCCCGAGGCGCTGGACTACTTCACCCGCCTGGCCGCCGAGCGGTGA